In the Plectropomus leopardus isolate mb chromosome 5, YSFRI_Pleo_2.0, whole genome shotgun sequence genome, one interval contains:
- the pgr gene encoding progesterone receptor produces the protein MDNKIAGGMGTISTTIADSTDGRVGGITEAGYIDPKLSNESQSLTCLSSVRNFENAGTPFHGLNSSGESAVFKDCAILDGPVAGKQFYDCSSEYLKCDTVPWEDFPKVQRTNVAESLTTTRAFKFIKDEEEPSVIMDTRCANFDPAAEIPALDTCCDIDRKQQLGLSEGESTSFPPAATAPRPGLEGSPNFLIDLNQPEQLQALTQVRTDSRCGLSGKAVINFNANAHAAQQMAMYKSEVPRWQVQPAESQYWSQCAGATKDPFAHSGYDGIQNQALIQRNQSPFSAFPGMPPQRLCVICGDEASGCHYGVLTCGSCKVFFKRAVEGHHSYLCAGRNDCIVDKIRRKNCPACRLRKCYQAGMMLGGRKLKRFGALKALGMAPSLMFQSHLAMSGDNQALTSMSCIPGIREVQFSQTIINILENIEPEIVYSGHDSTQSDAPHILLNSLNRLCEKQLLWIVKWSKSLPGFRNLHINDQMTLIQYSWMNLMVFSLGWRSFQNVTSEYLYFAPDLVLSQEQMRRSPIYDLCLAIQFIPQEFANLQVTREEFLCMKAIILLNTVPLEGLKSQAIFEEMRQNYVRELTKVIHMKEKGLVASSQRFYHLTKLMDAMHEIVKKVNLFCLSTYIQADAMKVEFPEMMSEVIASQLPKVLAGMVRPLIFHAK, from the exons ATGGACAATAAAATAGCCGGAGGGATGGGGACCATCAGTACTACCATCGCTGATTCCACCGATGGAAGAGTGGGTGGCATTACTGAAGCTGGGTATATTGATCCGAAATTATCCAACGAGTCACAGTCTCTGACCTGCCTGTCCTCCGTGCGTAATTTTGAAAACGCTGGCACACCTTTCCATGGTTTAAACTCAAGCGGCGAAAGTGCAGTTTTCAAAGACTGTGCCATACTCGATGGTCCTGTCGCTGGGAAACAGTTTTATGACTGTAGCAGTGAGTATCTGAAGTGTGACACTGTGCCGTGGGAAGATTTTCCAAAAGTTCAAAGGACGAATGTGGCCGAAAGTTTAACAACAACTAGAGCGTTTAAATTCATCAAAGATGAAGAGGAGCCGTCTGTGATTATGGACACGCGCTGTGCCAACTTTGATCCAGCGGCGGAGATACCTGCTCTGGACACCTGCTGTGATATcgacaggaagcagcagctggGACTCAGCGAGGGAGAGTCGACCAGCTTTCCCCCGGCCGCCACGGCTCCCCGCCCAGGGCTGGAGGGATCTCCAAACTTTCTGATCGACCTAAACCAGCCCGAGCAGCTGCAGGCGCTGACCCAGGTGAGGACTGACTCAAGGTGCGGGTTGTCCGGGAAGGCTGTCATCAACTTTAATGCCAACGCGCACGCAGCCCAGCAAATGGCCATGTACAAGAGCGAGGTTCCCCGTTGGCAGGTGCAGCCGGCTGAGTCCCAGTACTGGTCCCAGTGCGCAGGAGCGACCAAGGACCCGTTCGCACATAGCGGCTATGATGGGATCCAGAATCAGGCCCTGATCCAGAGAAACCAATCACCTTTCTCCGCATTCCCTGG TATGCCACCTCAGAGACTGTGTGTGATCTGTGGCGATGAGGCCTCTGGTTGCCACTATGGAGTCCTGACCTGCGGGAGCTgtaaagtcttttttaaaagagcTGTTGAAG GCCATCATAGCTATCTTTGCGCTGGGCGAAATGACTGCATTGTGGACAAAATTCGGAGGAAAAATTGCCCCGCATGTCGCCTGCGAAAGTGCTATCAAGCGGGGATGATGCTTGGAG GCAGGAAGCTGAAGCGCTTTGGGGCCTTGAAAGCCTTGGGTATGGCCCCGTCCCTGATGTTCCAGTCCCACTTGGCCATGTCCGGCGACAATCAGGCCTTGACATCTATGTCTTGCATACCAGGAATCCGTGAGGTGCAATTCTCCCAAACCATCATCAATATCCTGGAAAACATCGAACCAGAGATCGTGTACTCTGGTCATGACAGCACCCAGTCTGATGCTCCGCACATCCTGCTAAACAGCCTCAACAGGCTGTGTGAGAAACAGCTGCTGTGGATCGTCAAGTGGTCCAAGTCTCTGCCAG gGTTTCGTAAtcttcacatcaatgatcagaTGACCCTTATCCAGTACTCGTGGATGAACCTGATGGTGTTCTCTCTCGGCTGGCGATCCTTTCAGAATGTCACCAGTGAATATTTATACTTTGCACCTGATCTGGTTCTTAGTCA GGAGCAAATGAGGAGATCTCCAATTTATGACCTCTGCCTGGCGATACAGTTCATCCCTCAGGAGTTTGCGAACCTCCAAGTCACCCGCGAGGAGTTTCTCTGCATGAAAGCCATAATATTACTCAACACAG TGCCTCTCGAGGGACTCAAAAGTCAGGCCATATTTGAAGAGATGAGACAAAACTACGTCCGGGAGCTGACCAAGGTGATCCACATGAAGGAGAAGGGCTTGGTGGCCAGCTCGCAGCGATTCTACCACCTCACCAAACTCATGGATGCCATGCATGAA ataGTGAAAAAGGTCAACCTGTTCTGTCTGAGCACCTACATCCAGGCAGACGCCATGAAAGTGGAGTTTCCAGAGATGATGTCGGAGGTCATTGCCTCCCAGCTTCCCAAGGTCCTGGCAGGAATGGTGAGGCCCCTCATATTCCACGCCAAATGA